Genomic window (Chitinophagaceae bacterium):
AAGAAAAATAATATTAGAATAAAATTTATGAGTGATTTTAATGTATTTGGAGAGAAATTATTGGCATGTAGTTATAGTCCATTGACCGGGTTTAATAGGAATGGAAATTGTGATTCATATCCTGAGGATAAAGCCAAACATCTAGTTTGCGTTGAAATTTCTGATGAGTTTTTAGAATTTTCATATGAAATGGGCAATGATTTAAAATCCCCTGAACCCGAGTATGACTTCCCGGGTTTAAAAGCCGGAGACTTTTGGTGTGTATGCGCGAAAAGGTGGTTGGAAGCTCACGAAGCAGGAGTTGCACCAAAAGTGAAGTTAGAGTCTACAAATGAAAATATACTGGAATTAATTTCCATAGATTTACTGATAAAGTACGCCTACCGAAAAGAAACAACAAATTAGATTTGATATCTATGTAATAATGATTGATTTTCTTTCAAAAAAAAACTTGACAAGATGAGTTTTGGAGTTTATTTTTGCATTATAACTTAATAAAATTAAAATCATGCAAAAACTAAAATTGTTAATGGCTGCGATAATCGTATTAGCCATGACAGGACTAAGCGTCCAACAAGCAAATGCTACAGGAAGCGTCTATGCAGGTGATGTAGCCTTATTTGAAATAGGAACTCTGGGGGACGGATCTCCTGTTACCGACCCTACTCGTACTGACCCGGATGCAGCTCTTGGTGAGCCGGTCGGTGATAACTCACCTGGTTCTTTTGTTTCTATTGGGTTCGGAGGAATACTGGTTCTGGAGTTTTCTGATAAAGTTGCCAACAATGCCGGCGATGATTTCAGAATTGTTGAGGTTACCAATGGTAATCCGGATTGTTCAGGATATCCTGAAAGAGCTGAGATATGGGTTTCACAGGATAATGTAGATTTTTACTTTATCGAAGAAATATGCTTAGATGCAGACCTCGATATAAGCAATGCTCAGGGATTATCTGAACCATTGAGCTGGATTAAATTTGTAAAAATTATTGATGTAACAGATGCAAGTGAATTTTCTCAGTCTCCATCGCTATTAGATGGTTATGATGTTGACGGTATCGTAGGTTTTGCTATTTACGAAGAGCCTAAAGTAGGTGAAGAGTGCTTTATAGCTGAAGTCGTAGAATTTAATCCCGGGTTTGCTAAGTATCCACCTAACAATAATGAGGTTTTGGCGGACAGACTAGATACAGATGCTGTTTTGGGTGAGCCTTCAAGAAACAATGCTGCCGGTGAATTTATTTCTTTAGGCTTTGGAGGAGATGTAACAGTAAAGTTTGGTGATAAAATTAAACTGATTGAAGGAGAAGATGATGTTATAATCTGGGAAACCAGCTTTGGAGATCCTTCATGTTCTGCTTATCCTGAAACTGCTGATGTGTATGTTTCTCAAAATGGTACTGATTTTTACTTTGTAACAGATATCTGTTTAACAGTTTCACTAGACCTGAATCAGGGTGATGTTCCTGCCGGTTGGGAATGGATACAGTATATAAAGCTAGTAGACACAAGTAACCCGAACTCTTTTTCAACTAGTCCCAATTCAGATGGTTATGATTTAGACGGTATTGAGTGCCTGAATGGTTTTTATGTAGAAGAAGATCCTAAAGAACCAGAGCCGGAACCTGACTATTCTTGTGGAAAGAAAGGAAACAAAACTTTAGTATGTCACAGACCTCCG
Coding sequences:
- a CDS encoding T9SS C-terminal target domain-containing protein, yielding MQKLKLLMAAIIVLAMTGLSVQQANATGSVYAGDVALFEIGTLGDGSPVTDPTRTDPDAALGEPVGDNSPGSFVSIGFGGILVLEFSDKVANNAGDDFRIVEVTNGNPDCSGYPERAEIWVSQDNVDFYFIEEICLDADLDISNAQGLSEPLSWIKFVKIIDVTDASEFSQSPSLLDGYDVDGIVGFAIYEEPKVGEECFIAEVVEFNPGFAKYPPNNNEVLADRLDTDAVLGEPSRNNAAGEFISLGFGGDVTVKFGDKIKLIEGEDDVIIWETSFGDPSCSAYPETADVYVSQNGTDFYFVTDICLTVSLDLNQGDVPAGWEWIQYIKLVDTSNPNSFSTSPNSDGYDLDGIECLNGFYVEEDPKEPEPEPDYSCGKKGNKTLVCHRPPGQGGNKELTLCVGTPAVPAFLAIGGSIGPCNNTNRIAPQEAEKLIKELPGEPVVIDNMVAAYPNPFRETVNIVYVVPAPGNSEMHILDINGRTVKSNMYTHTRDNLLNDVSVDLSNHAPGIYLVKIVTEDDVFTYKIQSVR
- a CDS encoding DUF2237 family protein, which encodes MSDFNVFGEKLLACSYSPLTGFNRNGNCDSYPEDKAKHLVCVEISDEFLEFSYEMGNDLKSPEPEYDFPGLKAGDFWCVCAKRWLEAHEAGVAPKVKLESTNENILELISIDLLIKYAYRKETTN